In the genome of Rhinopithecus roxellana isolate Shanxi Qingling chromosome 14, ASM756505v1, whole genome shotgun sequence, the window TAGATGAAGATTGCAAGATGGATGGCTTGGCCCACAGTGGCAGTGGGTTGGGGGTGGAATGTGGACAATTAGGATAAAGGCATGTCATTCTGTCTGACTCCCGGAGGGGCAGATAATCCTGGGGGCTTTGGTGTCACAGTTCCCAAAAGCAAGTTTGGCCAGACCGTAGGCTTACATTGTGATGAGCTTGCCTTTTAAATTAATCTTCAAGATGCCAGATCAAGAGAGGGATCGTGGACCTAGACTGAAGCCAGACCAGTAGGGGGCGCTCCTTCCCCAGAGAGAAACTCCAAATGTCTTGAAAGGAGCTGACCCATACCCTTTGAAGGGGCATGCAATGGTGGAGAGTGAGAGAGGACTTAACAGAGCAAAGTGCTGTGTGAGAAATGAATGGAAGAGGGCTAGCAAGGCAAGAGTGTGAATCAGGtaatgcctttttttcccccgATCAAGTTTTTTCTGATTCTACACCACAGAGCAGGAGTGCCCAAAAACAGGTTGGCATCACCAATATATACTTTTCATTCTCCAGTTGCAGTAATCAGATACTTAAAAAGTGGCCAACCTATGACAAATCGTTGACTCATTCTTTAATGTGCTGTGGCTGATATATTCAGCCTCAACCCAAATTAGGTAAGGACAGCCTTAAATATATCAGTATAGCTGACCGGCCTTCCTATTGTTGGGacttaaaaatagagacagcagtaaaaattatgtatatgatatatatatcatatatatgagaTGCCAGCACCCACTGCTGTGACAATGATCACAAtccctctttttaaaagatacatgtGGGAAAAGCTGATCCTTTTGTCAGTTGGCTTCAGACAGGTCAACCACAATTATTTTGTGTAAATATCCAGTGTTGCGAACTCTGGCTGGGCAGCCGTGCGGATGGAAATACAGAAAAGTGCCTCATCCAGCTGACAGCCACTGCTCTGCAGGGGCAGATGCAGGCTGGGAGTACCTGCAAGCTAAGGCCCTTCCCCTGAGTTGTGCTGCAAATACTGGGCAGAATTTGATGTAAAAGCAGTCAAATGGCAGGTCATCTTGATCTTTGCCTTCTAACTATAATAAATGTGAGAAGAATATTAGTAAAAACAGGATGTTTTgctaaaaaatattaagaaattggAACGCTGTTACATACTAAATATCATCACAACCGTAAGGCTGTAGAAcatatttgaaataaagaaaaatgtgatttttcagttttaacatGTTAAGAGCCTCTGTAACTTTTAAGGACGCTAATTTTTTCTGAGTATGCACATGGTGATGATATGTGGGGCTGGTAAAGCACTGGCTTCAGTCCTACAGGCACTACACCTCAATGGATACtttgttaactatagttatattaactttaaaaacagTTCTTGATACCCGTTCCTTATTCTTAGGAACTGAAGAGGAGGGAACTCTAATGTTTGCATAATCATCGCCTCCCCATGTTAAGAGGACTCACCCTAGTAGACTTAATGGGCTTTGTATTTGGTTGGCTTTTTTTCCCTAGAGACACTGAAGTTGTTCTTGCATTCATTACCCTTAAAATTGCCAAGAGATAAGAGGTGGGAAGACAAAAAGGGAGCCTGATTCTATTCAGTAGATGAGAAAATAGATCTACAGAAGATAACTGTGAAATTGGAGGAGTAATGTCAGGGAGGCCTTGTCAGGACCAGGCAATGTCAAGGAAGCCTTCTTTGTCAGGCTCCAGAAAGGATTGCGTTCATCTGTTCTTCTACGGATCCACTTTCCTAGGCAGATGCCAGTGCCTTCCAGGTTTGTACGAAAGCAAAACACTGCTGACAATGGGCAGAGGGCCTTTCCCAAACCACTAGGAAGCAGGAGAGGGCGGGAATCTCAGTGAATCACAGATGTATCCACCTGTGCTGAAGGCTAACCCCCCAACCTGTTTGGTGAGGTGCGAGCAGCCAGTTTGTTTCGTGGGTCAGAAGAGTGTATTAATGGTACCTGGAATCCTGCAAAATCCATGGAAACAAGGAAAAGCAGATCCCTATTTCAGCATGAACACCAGGCCTCATAAGGAAGGCTTTTCCCCATGACCTCACAGCTCTGCCTCTGCCTTTCATCTCTTCACAGTGAGCTTTCTTTCACAGTGGTCTTACCACCCAACCAGTAATTTGATCATAACaaggaggaggctgggcacagtggctcatgcctataatcccagcactttgggaggctgaggtgggtggattgcttaagcccaggagtttgagacatgcctgggcaacatggcgaaacgctgtctctacaaaaattagctgggcatggtggtccatgcttatagtccagctgctcaggaggctgaggcaggaggatcgcttgagcccgggaggcagagtttgcagtgagctgagattgtgccgctatACTACAACCTGGAaaacagcaagatcctgtcttaaacaaaacaaaacaaaaaacaccaaataaACAATAAGGAAGTCACCCTGTCCAAGAAATGCACTTTTATATGGTACGACCCCTTCTGGACCAAGGTTCCTATTTTGGAAATAAGACACCATGCTAGGCAAGGttgtaatagaaaagaaaggcTCTATCTCCAGCCTCCCAGATCACCCCATCTCTGTTGGCTCTCCTGAACCCAGTGGGGCTCATAGCTATTACTAAGCCGGGCTACAATTCCTGCCAGCCCATGACTAGGTCCAAAGTCCATGCAACAGAAAGAGGAGCAGGGGCCGGGGTGGGGGTGTTCCTTTAAAGATCTAGATTATGGATTTTAGCCTGGGTTCAACTGTAGCATAACCATTACAGACTAATGACCACCATGAGATAGTTTTTCCTTTCACACAGCAGCATCATTTATCTGGTAGTAGCAAGACAGCTGtatgactttttgttgttgttaaagaaaaataagttgtcAAGATTTGCCTACCAATAACTTTCCTATGTCTTGGCTCTCATGTCCAGTGGGCTAGTTTCCAACTGTCTGAGACTCAGGGTAATCCCAGAAACCTGTGCAGCATTGGCACAAAGGTTGTAGCGCAGATGCCAACAGATGTGTAGGTAACAAACTTGTAAGGCACTTCAATCTCCAGTCTCCGCCTGGCCTCCTTGTTCCTGGTGACCACCTTGAACCATGAATATAGCACTTGCAGCGAAAGGTTTTGTACAAGCTGACGAACCAAGAGGATCAACACAATTCCCACTGCAAATTTGGTCAGACCCAAAACGAACATGTAGGTGGTGAGCGGTGGGATGTTCTGAATGACAGGGAGAGGTTCAGCCGGCTGGGATACAAGCTGGAAGAAATGGTTGATCCAGAATCCTAGGGTCACTCCAGCCCCAGCAGCCAGAATGGTGGTGGTGTCCGCCCGGGTTGGGCTGTAGTAATCAGAAACAGGGTAATTGTAACACAGGAAGAATGGCACAACTATGACACACACGGGGAAGAGGGGGCTGGCTGAGTCCAGGCGGTCAATGAAGGTCCAGGCAGGGTAGGTGAGGACGATGAGGAGTGCGGTGATCAGGACGCCACCCAGCACATCCtttgggaaggagagaaaagaacagTGTGAACCAATGAGTGTTTCCTTGTATACAGGTACAATTTGAGTCAAATATGGctaatttgatatttaaaacacaatttttgcattgttttattttacagtacATGTTCAAAGAAAGTGTAAAGTTGTAAAAATTTGAAgtgaaaatgggagaaaaatgctCCCAGCAACCATACTACTCATGTTACGTatcttcttttaccttttttacCTTTTGGAATaaattctgtatttgttttcttaatgaatAACTGTAATCTCATTGTCTTTCAAACTTATATAAATCTAGTATTTTGACACTTATATCACAAATACTGTCACCATCTTCACAGAGGTGTCACCATCCCTTCTTGGCAGGTGGGGGTTGGGCTGCAGGCTGGCTGAAGGGGGAAGCTTGCGGCTGGGGGAGCCAAATGTACAAAGCAAGCACATCATTGTTATGTAGAGGACATGTTCCTTTGGGTTGGTTTGAGGAGACATTTGGATGTGGTAGCACCAAaattcttctgcgtcagccttGGCACTACTACCCTGCCTTCAAAGACAGGATTTCAAACAGTGTGCATACAATTTCATTGAGCGGTTGTACCATGCTTTATTTAATTAATCCCATTCTTTAGAACAGTAGCTTGCTTTCTTCCAttgcctcctcccttcctttcctgctTAAAATATCTTTAACTCCTTGATGTCCCACATGTCCCTCTTTCTTTAGTCTTCTCTTTGCACAATATAATTAATCGATTTTTAGTTTCAATACCTAGAGTTAAGCACTTTCCCTAAGTTTGCATGTttccatatattctttttttcctatatgtatAACAGAATTCTAAGGCTTGGTCTTGCTTTTTCTAAtaacttcattatttatttctcttgcttagTGTCTAATACAATGACATCTGATTCGGATAAACAATGGGTAAGAATTAgatcttagaaataatcactaaggCAACAGCAAGTTTCACAGATTAGTGgatatccatccatctatccttcATACAGTAGCCATGTATGAGCACCTACTGTTTGCCAAGCACAGTGCTAAAGGATCCAGGTGAACCAAACACACACCATCCCAACCTGTCCTGGACCTCACGGTCTGGTAAGGAGACAGGGAGTTACCATTATTTCAGAGGGAAAGAGGCTGACTAGGGATCTTGATGGTCCCTGGGGGCTGGAGAGGAGAGAGTGAACACAGGCAGGAGCCACTTCACACAGGGCCCTAAAGTCCAACCCATGCCATGAGTACTACATCCTGGGAGCAGCCTGAGGCTCTGAAGTAGCTCTCACTGGGTAGCAATATGACTGGGTTTTCACTTATAAAGATTGTCTGACTGCAGTGGGGAGGGTGGACAGGGGCAGGGAGGAGTCAGGGTGGATGTGGGAGAACTAAGGGTGGATGGGGAAGGAGTGAGGGTGAAGGGAGAGGAGTGAGGGGGAAGGAGTGAGGGTGGATGGGGAAGGAGTGAGGGTGGGAGTGAGGGTGGATGGGGAAGGAGTGGGGGGGGAGGAGTGAGGGTGgatgggggaggagagagggtggATGGGGGAGGAGTGAGGTGGATGGTGGAGGAGTGAGGGTGGATGGGGGAGGAGTGAGGGTGAAAGAcaaggagtgagggagggaggagtgaggGTGGATGGGGGAGGAGTGAGGGTGGATGGGGGAGGAGTGAGGTGGATGGTGGAGGAGTGAGGGTGGATGGGGGAGGAGTGAGGGTGAAAGAcaaggagtgagggagggaggagtgaggGTGGATGGGGAAGGAGTGAGGGTGGATGGGGGAGGAGTGAGGGTGGACGAGAGAGACTGCCTGCCTCTCAGAGGAAGAGATGAGTGTCCTCACCGCCTGCACCTGGCTCCAGGGCTTCACCAGTGCGCACTTCAGTTCCCCTCCACTTTCCCCTCAGGCTTCACCATCtctgcagcctccctccctgTGGTGTCTTTTCTTGGGTGTATGAATATGCACTGATATTGCCTTAATTTGGGGGAAAACAAATCCTTCATTTAGGCTTCCTGGTTGCCAAAATTGAGCCAAACTCTTTGGGTTTTCTACACATGTTGCCTCCAGTCTCTCAACCTGATGTGCAGCTGCTTCTAAGCTCCTGCACTCAGATGATACGCCACTCTCAAAGGCCACTCACCGGACATTCATTGGCTATACGCCACTCTCAAAGGCCACTCACCGGACATTCATTGGCTATACGCCACTCTCAAAGGCCACTCACTGGACATACATTGGCTATACGCCACTCTCAAAGGCCACTCACTGGACATTCATTGGCTGTACGCCACTCTCAAAGGCCACTCACTGGACATTCATTGGCTGTACGCCACTCTCAAAGGCCACTCACTGGACATTCATTGGCTGTACGCCACTCTCAAAGGCCACTCACTGGACATTCATTGGCTGTACGCCACTCTCAAAGGCCACTCACTGGACATTCATTGGCTTTTTCTTCAGCATCTAAGTCTTCCAACAGCCCCATATTTCCCCTTGGGGATCCATGAGGTTCCAGGAAATTATGGAGTTGAAGCACCTGACATAGGAGGCCAATCAACGCACTGAATTCCTTTCATAATGAATAGTGCAGGGGTAATCTTATGACCTTGCTACAACAATCAGGATGAACTGTAGGCCCATTATTTGGAATTCTTGGAGAGAgatgctctgtctctctcttgacGTTGTGCTCTGGGATTTAAACCCTTTACTTATCAGACCTTTAAAATTCAGCTTTTATTAATGTTACCCTAAAATAACCCGAATCTTCTGTGACCTCTAAGAAgtctttttcttgatttcttcctttacCTCTTCCTCTTTCCACATCCTAAACATGGGCATTTGTACAGATTCTGTCTTCAAGCCTTGCATGTTTCTCTCGAGTTTACATGGCCCCCTGGTTTCATCTCTCCATTCCCGATCAGTGTGCCTCTCAAATCCACCTCTTTGAGCCTCTCTCTCAAAATTGAGGCCcgcattttttaattgaatgctAAACATTTCCATCTGGATCTCCCTTAAACCaagttttctaaaagaaaaatcaacaaccgccaaaaagaaaaatggataaaagaaatgagcagataacagaaaaggaaatataaatgtctcttaaatgtatgaaaatatcCCTAAGCTTACTCATAATAAAGTATGAAAATTATACTAGGGAGAAACTAAAACTTATGTTCCCACAGTAATGGTATGTACATGcttatagcagttttattaataatcagcccaaactggaaacagccccAATGCCCTGAATGGGCGAACGGGTAAATAAACTGTGATACTTCTCAGCAGTAAAAAGCAACACACTACTGATGCTTGCAACAGCTTGGATGAAACCTCCAGGAAATTATGCCGAACTGAAGAAGTCAAGCTCCAAGGTATACACACTGTGTAGTTCTATTTAGATAACATTCTCGAAAAGATAAAACCATAGTGATGGAGAATTGATCAGCAGTTGCCTAGGGGTTTCGGGGTGGGGGGAGGTTGTGACTCCAAAGGGATAGGAGGAGGGAGGTTTGGGGATGATGCGACTGTTCCTTATTTTAGTGGGGATCACTCAGATCAATACATGTATTAACATTCATGGAACTTTATGCCAAACATAAAGTCAATTctactgttaatttttaaattaaaatttcaaaatagatttcagacacgtaaacaaaaactaaaaagctaGTAGGCTCTTTTGTTGCCACTGAATGCCCACTGCTGTCTGCAAAGCAGGCTCTGGACCCCTGGCGAGGTTCCCAGTATAGCTGCTCCCTCCTCCACCTTCCCACACAAACCATGCAGAGAATGGACTCCTCGCCTGTCCCTGATGACAGAGATGCAGAGGTTTAACATTCTGTTAATGGAAGTGTAGGGGTGAACTGAGAGGGACTCTTTTTCATTAATCAtatgaatgcaaaatggtataacATTTATGGGGAGGAGCCTGTCAAtagctttaaaaattacacatttatttatcctCCAGCCCAACAATCTCATTCTAGGACTTGACCTTAGAGCTATAACTGCTCACGTTTAAAAGGAGATACTTACAAGGTACCTGTTGTaatattgtttgtaatagcaaCACACTGGAAATAACCCAAGTTCCATCTATAGAGGACTAAATTTTACTATGATATAGCCACGCACTGGAATTCTATGCTGCTGCAAAAAGAACGAGGAAGCTCtgacaagaaattttaaaaagcaaggtgcAGAACAGTGCATACAGTATATTACCATTTCCGTTTTTAAAAGCTGGGCAGGTACGGAGATACCCTTTCACCTGAATACACAGAGGTGCTACTTGGATGGCTGGGGACAGTCCGGAGGAGACTTTTCACAGGATGCCCTGTGTACATTTTGAGTTTTGTAGCATGTGAATACAggacctctttttaaaaagtaagataaaattCAGTCTCTCCTCTTCCAAACAGTATCTGCCTTTCAGCTTCACATGAGTGGGATCTCAGGACCCTCACTGTGTCCTCCACACAGGATGGTGTGATAAGATCTCACTCCCGAAGCTCTGAGGGCATTTTGTTTGTGCGTTTTTAAAGGCATAAGAATTCTGAGGGAAGGACAGCCAGGTGAATGAGCTTCACACTGCAAACAGCTCTCTCCTCTCTTGTGGGGGACAGAAGATTCTCCCACTCAGATCCGCTCCCAGGCAGCTCCACTGGACTCAAGTCTGTGCCCTAATGAAGCCTGGAAGATAAAAAGTCATTTTACCTAAATTTATAATGCACAGAGCTAAATAATGCTCCTTTGAGACTTCCCTGGCAGAGGGACCTCCAAAAGGACGAATCCTTTCTTCCTCATACCCCTAGGCCACACTGCCCTGATGGTTATTTCAATGGCAAATGTTCTCAGAGTTTAGTGTGCATTGGAATCTCCTAGGAAGatggttaaaatgcagattcagggTACTGCCCTCTGATTGTGATCAGAAGTGTGGCCCAGGAGACTACATTTTAACACCACAAGGTAATTCTGATGTCATGAGTCTAAATAGAAAACTCGGAAATACTAGCATAGAGGTTTGCAAAGTCTTCTATGACATGGGTTTCATTAATCCTGTCCTTCCAGGTTTTCTCTCA includes:
- the SGPP2 gene encoding sphingosine-1-phosphate phosphatase 2 isoform X3, translating into MYIGQVAKDILKWPRPSSPPVVKLEKRLIAEYGMPSTHAMAATAIAFTLLISTMDRYQYPFVLGLVMAVVFSTLVCLSRLYTGMHTVLDVLGGVLITALLIVLTYPAWTFIDRLDSASPLFPVCVIVVPFFLCYNYPVSDYYSPTRADTTTILAAGAGVTLGFWINHFFQLVSQPAEPLPVIQNIPPLTTYMFVLGLTKFAVGIVLILLVRQLVQNLSLQVLYSWFKVVTRNKEARRRLEIEVPYKFVTYTSVGICATTFVPMLHRFLGLP